In Fluviicola taffensis DSM 16823, the following are encoded in one genomic region:
- a CDS encoding fatty acid desaturase family protein, translating into MGAKNVRFNTSSNKDFQSELRKRVDSYFKDNNISKNGNWKLYIKTFVMFSAYVIPFLLITFNVFDSKLSWLILAILMGFGMAGIGMSVMHDANHGSYSKNDKLNKILGFFSLAFLAGNSQNWKTQHNVIHHTYTNVHELDEDIAPVGVLRFEPYSDKKAIHKLQFIYAWFFYGLMTLMWSTVKDFKQVIRYNKEGHVQAAGTTLGKQLFIIILSKLVYFSYMLIPFFVIPEMTFLNWVLGYCVMHFVAGLTLAVVFQLAHVTDENEYPMPTDNQLEHSFMVHQLSTTMNFATNNPVISYVVGGLNFQVEHHLFPSISHIHYPKISKIVQATAAEYNLPYHTGKSFWGALAAHTKMLYTLGRV; encoded by the coding sequence ATGGGGGCAAAAAACGTAAGATTTAATACTAGCTCAAATAAAGATTTTCAATCAGAATTAAGAAAACGAGTTGATTCTTATTTCAAAGACAATAACATTAGTAAAAACGGAAATTGGAAGTTATATATCAAGACTTTCGTGATGTTTTCAGCCTATGTAATTCCATTTCTCTTAATCACTTTCAATGTATTCGATTCTAAATTAAGCTGGCTTATTTTAGCCATTTTAATGGGATTCGGAATGGCTGGTATTGGAATGAGTGTTATGCACGACGCAAACCACGGAAGCTACAGTAAAAACGATAAACTCAATAAAATATTAGGATTTTTCTCTTTGGCTTTCCTTGCTGGAAACTCTCAAAATTGGAAAACTCAACACAACGTTATTCACCATACATACACCAATGTACATGAGCTAGATGAAGATATTGCTCCTGTTGGCGTTTTGCGTTTTGAGCCTTATTCAGATAAAAAAGCAATTCACAAATTACAATTTATCTATGCGTGGTTTTTCTACGGATTAATGACTTTAATGTGGAGTACTGTGAAAGACTTTAAACAAGTAATTCGGTACAATAAAGAAGGTCATGTTCAGGCAGCAGGAACAACCTTAGGAAAACAACTATTCATTATTATTCTATCTAAGCTTGTTTATTTCAGTTATATGCTAATTCCTTTTTTCGTAATTCCTGAAATGACATTTTTGAATTGGGTTTTAGGCTATTGTGTCATGCATTTTGTAGCAGGTTTAACTTTGGCGGTTGTATTCCAATTGGCACACGTAACAGATGAAAATGAATATCCGATGCCTACAGACAATCAATTGGAGCATAGCTTCATGGTTCATCAACTGAGTACGACTATGAATTTCGCTACAAATAACCCAGTTATTTCATACGTTGTTGGAGGATTGAATTTCCAAGTAGAGCATCACCTATTCCCGTCGATTTCGCACATTCATTATCCGAAAATTTCTAAAATTGTTCAAGCAACAGCAGCAGAATACAATTTACCTTATCACACTGGAAAATCGTTTTGGGGAGCGCTTGCTGCTCATACTAAAATGCTATACACACTCGGAAGAGTTTAA
- a CDS encoding LytR/AlgR family response regulator transcription factor gives MKYKCLIVDDEAPAHLVLQAHIGRTEQLEIIGDVYDGQEALEFLRNNQVDVLFLDIEMPRLTGLELLECMPYSPSVILTTAYSNFGFEAYQNGVVDYLLKPISYPRFLKAINKIIDRPLPRKEADFYPEIEVKHEGILRTIQTQNILYIEAVGNYIRLYLATEKPLLITQTMKYILSVLPPPYFIRIHKSYIVKRETITEFKKTEVLLSNGTVLPVGRKYSVLLE, from the coding sequence ATGAAGTACAAATGCCTTATAGTTGATGATGAAGCTCCTGCACATTTAGTGCTTCAGGCACATATTGGACGGACAGAACAATTGGAGATAATTGGAGATGTTTATGACGGGCAAGAAGCTTTGGAGTTTCTACGGAACAATCAGGTAGATGTTTTATTTCTAGATATCGAAATGCCACGACTTACTGGGTTGGAATTGTTGGAATGCATGCCTTATTCACCATCGGTTATTCTAACTACTGCTTATAGCAATTTCGGATTTGAAGCGTATCAAAATGGAGTAGTGGATTATTTGTTGAAGCCAATTTCTTATCCGCGATTTTTGAAAGCAATCAATAAAATTATCGACAGACCTTTACCTCGGAAAGAAGCCGATTTTTACCCGGAAATTGAGGTAAAGCATGAGGGCATTTTAAGAACAATCCAAACCCAAAATATTCTTTATATTGAAGCTGTAGGAAATTACATTCGTTTGTATTTAGCAACTGAAAAACCATTATTGATTACCCAAACTATGAAGTACATTTTATCTGTTCTTCCACCTCCTTATTTTATTCGAATCCACAAATCGTATATTGTTAAACGAGAAACAATCACTGAGTTCAAGAAAACAGAGGTACTGCTTTCCAATGGTACTGTTTTACCTGTTGGACGAAAATATTCGGTGCTCTTAGAGTAA
- a CDS encoding sensor histidine kinase — protein MKFSYFNFWLRNIVIYLFFCLLGLIMVLVDGTHQIHEKGRFMHVVFNGGVMFAIAHIQVYIHNRFLYERFFSKQNLKYFLGTVSLFASYFLINYFTPFTFVSNRDVITMCISIFLIYLVGLGFYYMHKNISDRNRRFLTGLLEKDDEIRHLKAQLNPHFLFNALNNLYATSLTAPNETPDKILELSDLLRYQIESSKKERVPLYEEIDFIKKYLSYEQNRSPKLNISLHNKIAMNQLMLSPMLFMPFIENAIKYSSGTEKPTVSLEISTDKQRLTFKVWNNFDPERREFSGTNTGISNTKQRLELMYNNKHELIITDADGIHTVELTLVL, from the coding sequence ATGAAATTTTCGTACTTCAACTTTTGGCTTCGGAACATCGTGATTTATCTGTTCTTTTGCTTACTTGGGCTTATCATGGTACTTGTCGATGGTACCCATCAAATCCATGAAAAAGGGCGGTTTATGCATGTTGTTTTTAATGGTGGAGTTATGTTTGCCATTGCACATATTCAGGTATACATCCATAACCGATTTTTATATGAACGTTTTTTTAGTAAGCAAAACCTTAAATATTTTTTAGGGACGGTTTCTCTCTTTGCCAGTTATTTCCTAATCAATTACTTCACACCATTTACTTTTGTTTCAAATAGAGATGTGATAACGATGTGCATTTCCATTTTCCTCATTTATTTGGTGGGACTTGGTTTTTACTACATGCACAAAAATATTTCGGATAGGAATAGGCGGTTTTTGACTGGTTTGTTAGAGAAGGATGATGAAATTCGACATCTGAAAGCACAGTTGAATCCACACTTTTTGTTCAACGCATTGAATAATTTGTATGCGACCTCATTGACTGCTCCCAATGAAACTCCTGATAAAATTTTGGAACTTTCCGATTTGTTGCGTTATCAGATTGAATCGTCCAAAAAGGAACGTGTTCCCTTGTATGAGGAAATTGATTTCATTAAGAAGTATCTCAGTTATGAGCAAAATAGAAGCCCTAAATTGAATATCAGTTTACACAACAAAATAGCAATGAATCAATTGATGTTATCTCCCATGTTGTTTATGCCGTTCATAGAAAATGCGATTAAGTACAGCAGTGGAACTGAAAAGCCAACGGTTTCTTTGGAGATTAGTACAGATAAACAGCGCCTTACTTTTAAAGTTTGGAATAATTTTGACCCAGAAAGAAGGGAGTTCTCTGGCACGAATACAGGAATTTCAAATACGAAGCAGCGCCTTGAATTAATGTATAACAACAAACATGAATTGATTATTACAGATGCAGATGGTATTCATACGGTTGAATTGACGCTTGTATTGTAA
- a CDS encoding TonB-dependent receptor has product MRLILFFALLSSSITYSQTIQGAIADKQSKSPIPGVLVEVAVGDSMIRTLSNDDGYYRIENLPVGRYSIQFSYTNYKTISLSNISVISGKELELAIELEENIVQINEVVITHNADKRKSINEMLTVSTRTISIEEAGRYAGSRQDFAKVAQNYAGVSGANDARNDIIIRGNSPTGVLWRMEGIDIPSPNHFSTLGTTGGPVSMLNLNNLSNSDFMTSAWSADYGNALSGVFDLQLRNGNTKKREYLGQIGFNGFELGLEGPFAKGKKASYIVNYRYSTLALIKAIGINLGTGAAVPYYQDVTFKVDLPTKKAGRFSLFGIGGISSIKFETDSTDQNNLYFGENIRSNIRSKTGIIGISHRYFFNEKTFSKLVIAVSSTKDQTEIDSLTNNTAPMRYYGSSNQQTKYSLNYKVNHKFNAKNTLTVGVIYDYIQFNLTDSVKNNLGAYNRSKDYRNGTSLIQTYVLYQHRFTDKLTLNAGYHNQHLLLNNSHSDEPRIGLKYQLTDKHTFSVGSGLHSQMQFVTSYFEEEEINGEKVLSNKQMDFTKSFQNVIGYDWFIQRNLRLKTEIYYQYIYDVPVQVQSSSYSMLNAGDGFGSLSETGLVNKGTGQNYGIELTLEKVYTRGYYILFTSSIFESTYKGSDRIERGTTFNTNYVFNLAAGNELRLGKKSLLRFDAQVTFAGGRRETPIDLEASIAAGKEVRDQTKAFSVQNSPYFKANFKLTYELNLRKITNHFSIDLQNLTNHKNKYTQSYNPSIQQIVTTYQTGFYPNVTYKILF; this is encoded by the coding sequence ATGAGGCTGATCCTATTTTTCGCACTTCTAAGCTCTAGCATTACTTATTCTCAAACAATTCAAGGAGCAATTGCAGACAAACAATCAAAATCACCCATTCCAGGTGTACTTGTTGAAGTAGCTGTTGGCGATTCGATGATTCGAACTCTCAGCAATGATGACGGATACTATCGCATCGAAAATTTACCCGTAGGCAGGTATTCCATCCAATTTTCTTATACCAACTACAAAACAATCAGTCTTTCCAACATTTCAGTTATTTCAGGTAAAGAGCTTGAATTAGCTATTGAACTGGAAGAAAACATTGTTCAGATTAATGAAGTTGTCATCACACACAATGCCGACAAACGCAAAAGCATCAATGAAATGTTAACCGTTAGTACCCGAACAATCTCCATTGAAGAAGCTGGAAGATATGCTGGATCAAGACAAGACTTCGCCAAAGTAGCCCAAAACTATGCAGGAGTAAGTGGTGCAAATGATGCCAGAAACGACATTATTATACGTGGAAATTCACCTACTGGAGTATTATGGCGCATGGAAGGAATCGACATACCAAGTCCCAATCACTTTTCAACATTGGGTACAACTGGTGGACCAGTAAGTATGCTGAACTTGAATAATCTAAGTAATTCTGATTTTATGACTAGTGCCTGGAGCGCAGATTATGGCAATGCGCTTTCTGGAGTATTTGATCTACAGCTGAGAAACGGAAACACAAAAAAACGGGAATACTTGGGTCAAATCGGTTTCAATGGTTTCGAATTGGGATTGGAGGGCCCTTTCGCGAAAGGAAAAAAGGCCTCATACATCGTCAATTACCGTTATTCCACACTTGCTTTAATCAAAGCTATTGGCATTAATTTAGGAACTGGTGCTGCTGTACCCTATTACCAAGATGTCACTTTTAAAGTCGATCTTCCTACCAAAAAAGCTGGACGGTTTTCTCTTTTTGGCATTGGAGGTATTAGCTCCATCAAATTTGAAACAGATTCCACCGATCAAAACAACTTGTATTTCGGAGAGAATATCCGCTCCAATATCCGTTCAAAAACTGGAATAATCGGCATCTCTCATCGTTATTTTTTCAATGAAAAAACCTTTTCAAAATTAGTCATTGCAGTGAGCAGTACGAAGGACCAAACGGAAATAGATAGTTTAACAAATAATACTGCTCCAATGAGATATTACGGAAGTTCTAATCAGCAAACAAAGTATTCACTTAATTATAAAGTCAACCACAAATTCAATGCAAAAAACACCTTAACCGTTGGAGTTATTTACGATTACATTCAGTTCAACTTAACTGATTCGGTAAAAAATAATTTAGGAGCATATAATCGGTCCAAAGATTACAGAAATGGCACCAGTTTAATACAAACCTATGTATTGTATCAGCATCGTTTTACGGATAAACTGACTTTAAATGCAGGATATCACAATCAACATCTCCTTTTAAACAATTCACATTCGGACGAACCAAGAATTGGTTTGAAATATCAATTAACAGATAAACACACATTTTCAGTAGGATCTGGCTTACACAGTCAGATGCAATTTGTGACATCCTATTTTGAAGAAGAGGAAATTAATGGCGAAAAAGTATTGTCAAATAAGCAGATGGATTTCACCAAATCTTTTCAAAATGTGATTGGGTATGATTGGTTTATTCAACGGAACTTAAGACTTAAAACAGAGATTTACTACCAATATATTTACGATGTTCCGGTTCAAGTTCAATCGAGTTCATACTCCATGCTGAATGCTGGAGATGGTTTTGGAAGTCTTAGTGAAACAGGATTAGTCAACAAAGGAACTGGCCAGAATTACGGAATTGAATTGACCCTTGAAAAAGTATATACACGAGGATACTACATCTTGTTTACTTCATCCATTTTCGAATCAACATACAAAGGAAGTGATCGCATTGAACGAGGAACAACATTTAACACCAATTATGTATTCAACCTTGCAGCAGGAAATGAATTGAGATTAGGCAAAAAATCCCTTTTAAGATTCGATGCACAAGTTACATTTGCTGGAGGAAGAAGAGAAACACCTATCGATCTGGAAGCTTCGATAGCCGCTGGAAAAGAAGTGAGAGACCAAACAAAAGCTTTTTCAGTTCAAAATTCACCTTACTTCAAAGCCAACTTCAAACTCACTTATGAATTGAATCTTCGAAAAATAACGAATCATTTCTCCATTGATTTGCAAAATTTAACCAATCATAAAAACAAGTATACACAGTCATACAATCCAAGTATTCAGCAAATTGTAACAACATACCAAACTGGGTTTTATCCCAACGTCACTTACAAAATCTTATTTTAA
- a CDS encoding sensor histidine kinase: MFLSREKRRELLQFNDNRLRLFGIPILSIIIMAVFFDTQPFNQFIALTITWFITIGITTVFWHLNRAISIYVRLWFKNDTSAKRYFILFLIITFVTVGFTWVSNCISLHYSSEKEKITTSLLVRSYVCNLLVTYMITAIYETVYFFKKWQQSNTITQELKIENYHTQLNVLKANMSPHFLFNSLNTLASIVPKKPELAQEFIQNLSQVYRYILEMKDEKTVSVSDEMNLLNAYLFLLNVRFEKNISLTVNVPNSLYTKSIVPLSLQILIENVVKHNVISSSRPLIVTIYSDESEEYITVKNNLQPKRTNEYSSKFGHISIIKRYQLVSNKAVIIDTTDEYYSVSIPLL, translated from the coding sequence ATGTTTTTAAGTCGTGAAAAAAGAAGGGAGTTATTGCAATTCAACGATAATCGTTTGCGCTTATTCGGAATTCCGATTCTTTCCATTATCATTATGGCTGTATTTTTCGACACACAACCATTCAATCAGTTTATTGCGCTTACAATAACTTGGTTCATCACAATCGGAATAACTACTGTTTTTTGGCATTTGAACAGAGCTATTTCAATCTACGTTCGCTTGTGGTTTAAAAACGATACCTCTGCAAAACGCTATTTCATTCTCTTTTTAATCATCACTTTTGTAACCGTTGGATTCACCTGGGTCTCAAACTGTATCTCGCTGCATTATTCTTCGGAAAAAGAAAAAATCACCACCAGTCTCTTGGTAAGAAGCTACGTTTGCAATCTTTTGGTTACTTACATGATTACGGCGATTTATGAAACCGTTTACTTCTTCAAAAAATGGCAACAGTCAAATACAATTACTCAAGAACTGAAGATTGAAAATTATCACACGCAGTTGAATGTCCTGAAAGCAAACATGAGCCCTCACTTTCTATTTAATTCACTGAATACACTTGCCTCAATTGTTCCGAAAAAACCAGAGTTAGCTCAAGAATTTATTCAGAATCTTTCTCAAGTATATCGCTATATTTTAGAAATGAAAGATGAAAAAACAGTTTCGGTAAGTGATGAAATGAATCTGCTAAATGCTTACTTGTTTTTGTTGAATGTTCGGTTTGAAAAAAACATTTCACTTACCGTTAATGTCCCAAATTCACTGTATACTAAAAGTATTGTTCCGTTGAGTTTGCAAATTCTGATTGAAAATGTGGTGAAGCACAATGTAATCTCAAGTAGCAGACCATTGATTGTAACCATTTATTCGGATGAAAGCGAGGAATATATTACTGTAAAAAACAACCTTCAGCCAAAAAGAACCAACGAATACTCTTCGAAATTCGGACATATTAGCATTATTAAACGCTATCAGCTCGTATCAAACAAAGCCGTTATCATAGATACGACCGATGAATATTATTCCGTTTCAATACCTTTACTTTAA
- a CDS encoding LytR/AlgR family response regulator transcription factor encodes MTTILIIEDEIPAAERLKELIHKIDSSIIVLDTIDSIENAIDWFSKNAHPHIVFMDIHLSDGSSFEILKESVIRSNIIFVTAFDQYAVKAFRFNGVDYLLKPINESHLAEAIHKCQSLMLKENDFSKLLNALTEATTPKNKGRFVIKKKDQLIHISTEEIAYFLSENGNSLLIGLNGEKYVVDYSLDQIDDMLDENQFIRVNRKVIIHIKSLIATTNWFNGRLKLTLKPQPSEDIIVSRDRVAHFKSWLEN; translated from the coding sequence ATGACTACTATACTCATAATTGAAGATGAAATTCCAGCCGCAGAACGATTAAAGGAGTTGATTCACAAAATTGATTCGAGCATCATCGTATTGGATACTATTGATTCGATTGAAAATGCCATCGATTGGTTTTCAAAAAATGCACATCCACATATTGTATTTATGGATATTCATTTATCCGACGGAAGCAGTTTTGAGATTTTAAAAGAGTCAGTCATTCGATCCAATATCATTTTCGTAACTGCATTTGACCAATATGCCGTAAAAGCATTCCGATTTAATGGAGTCGATTACCTCTTAAAGCCAATCAATGAAAGTCATTTGGCCGAGGCAATTCATAAATGCCAGTCGCTGATGCTAAAAGAAAATGACTTTTCGAAACTCTTAAATGCACTTACCGAAGCTACTACTCCAAAAAACAAAGGTCGATTTGTGATTAAAAAGAAAGATCAACTCATTCACATTTCAACGGAAGAAATTGCTTATTTTTTATCGGAAAACGGAAATTCATTGCTTATTGGGCTAAATGGAGAAAAATATGTGGTGGATTATTCTTTGGATCAAATTGACGATATGCTCGATGAAAATCAGTTCATTAGAGTAAATCGGAAAGTAATTATCCATATCAAGTCATTGATAGCAACAACAAACTGGTTCAACGGGCGCTTAAAACTCACTTTAAAACCGCAACCCTCTGAGGATATTATCGTTAGTCGTGATCGGGTTGCTCATTTTAAATCCTGGTTAGAAAATTGA
- the fabD gene encoding ACP S-malonyltransferase has translation MKAYVFPGQGAQFSGMGKDLYDSSDLAKELFAKANEILGFDIQKIMFEGSDEELKQTKVTQPAIFLHSTILAACLGDSFKPDMVAGHSLGEISSLVANKTLSFEDGLRLVSKRALAMQAACEAVPSTMAAILGLEDNVVEDICKSIDGVVVAANYNCPGQLVISGAIPAVEEACAKLTEAGAKRALILPVGGAFHSPLMEPAREELAQAIESTTFSSPICPVYQNTTASAVTNPDEIKKNLIDQLTAPVRWTQTMQQMIADGATEVIEVGPGKVLQGLFKKVDRAFPTSSAEI, from the coding sequence ATGAAAGCATATGTATTCCCCGGACAAGGTGCTCAATTCTCAGGAATGGGAAAAGACCTTTACGATTCCTCCGACCTGGCTAAAGAACTTTTCGCTAAAGCGAATGAAATTCTTGGCTTTGACATTCAAAAGATCATGTTTGAAGGATCTGATGAAGAACTGAAGCAAACGAAGGTAACACAACCCGCAATTTTCTTGCATTCAACTATTCTTGCTGCGTGTTTGGGAGATAGTTTCAAACCAGATATGGTTGCAGGACATTCGTTGGGCGAAATTTCTTCGTTGGTAGCAAACAAAACACTTTCTTTTGAGGATGGTTTGCGTTTGGTTTCCAAAAGAGCATTGGCTATGCAGGCAGCTTGCGAAGCAGTTCCATCAACAATGGCAGCAATTTTAGGATTGGAAGACAATGTGGTTGAAGACATTTGTAAATCGATTGACGGAGTTGTGGTTGCAGCAAACTATAACTGCCCTGGACAATTGGTTATTTCAGGTGCAATTCCAGCAGTGGAAGAAGCTTGTGCTAAACTAACTGAAGCTGGTGCAAAACGCGCTTTAATTCTTCCTGTGGGAGGAGCTTTTCATTCACCATTAATGGAACCTGCGAGAGAAGAATTGGCTCAAGCAATTGAATCAACAACTTTCAGCAGCCCAATTTGCCCGGTTTACCAAAACACAACAGCTTCTGCGGTAACAAATCCAGATGAAATTAAGAAAAATCTAATCGATCAGTTAACAGCTCCTGTTCGTTGGACACAAACGATGCAGCAGATGATTGCTGATGGCGCAACGGAAGTAATCGAAGTTGGACCAGGAAAAGTATTACAAGGACTTTTCAAAAAAGTTGATCGCGCATTCCCAACATCAAGCGCAGAGATTTAA
- a CDS encoding pyruvate dehydrogenase complex E1 component subunit beta, protein MKTVQFREALREAMSEEMRRDTGVFLMGEEVAEYNGAYKVSQGMLDEFGPKRVIDTPIAELGFAGIAVGASMNGLRPIVEFMTWNFAILAADQIINSAAKMLQMSGGQYGCPIVFRGGNGTAGQLAATHSQSFEAFYAHVPGLKVITPSNPYDAKGLLKAAIRDNDPVVFLESEKMYGDKGEIPEGEYIIPIGVGDIKRKGTDVTIVSFGKILKVAYEAAELLEKEGISLEIIDLRTIRPIDYALIVESVKKTNRCVVLEESWPLASISSEIAYHLQRYAFDYLDAPVMRVTQTDTPFAFSPTLIEAALPNVEKLVKAVKSTLSRN, encoded by the coding sequence ATGAAGACTGTTCAATTTAGAGAAGCACTTCGTGAAGCTATGTCAGAAGAAATGCGCCGTGATACTGGTGTTTTCTTGATGGGTGAAGAAGTTGCTGAATATAATGGAGCTTATAAAGTTTCTCAAGGAATGTTGGATGAATTTGGTCCAAAACGTGTAATTGACACCCCAATTGCTGAATTAGGATTTGCAGGTATTGCTGTAGGAGCTTCTATGAATGGTCTTCGTCCGATTGTAGAATTCATGACATGGAACTTCGCAATTTTGGCAGCAGATCAAATCATTAACTCGGCCGCAAAAATGTTGCAAATGTCTGGTGGTCAATATGGTTGTCCGATTGTGTTTAGAGGTGGTAACGGTACTGCAGGTCAGCTAGCAGCAACGCATTCGCAAAGTTTCGAAGCTTTTTATGCACATGTTCCAGGTTTGAAAGTGATTACTCCATCCAATCCATACGATGCCAAAGGTTTGTTAAAGGCTGCAATTCGTGATAACGATCCAGTAGTTTTCTTGGAATCTGAGAAAATGTATGGGGATAAAGGTGAAATTCCTGAAGGGGAATACATCATTCCGATTGGAGTAGGTGATATCAAACGGAAAGGAACAGATGTAACAATCGTTTCTTTCGGTAAGATCTTGAAGGTTGCTTATGAAGCTGCTGAGCTTTTGGAGAAAGAAGGAATTTCTTTGGAGATTATTGACTTGAGAACGATTCGTCCGATTGATTATGCATTAATCGTAGAGTCAGTGAAGAAAACAAACCGTTGTGTTGTTTTGGAAGAATCTTGGCCGTTGGCTTCTATTTCATCTGAAATTGCTTACCATTTGCAACGATATGCTTTTGATTATTTGGATGCGCCAGTTATGCGTGTTACACAAACAGATACGCCATTTGCATTTTCACCAACATTGATTGAGGCAGCATTGCCAAATGTTGAAAAATTAGTGAAAGCTGTAAAAAGCACTTTGTCTAGAAATTAA
- a CDS encoding electron transfer flavoprotein subunit beta/FixA family protein, translating to MKILVCISKSPDTTSKIAFTDGNKQFDENGVQYIVNPYDEWYALVRGLELKETLGGNLTIITVGNVADEAIIRKALAIGADDAVRIDADPKDAYYTATQIAEYAKSNGFDLILTGKETINYNGSQVAGMIAEALDLPFVSLATKLEINGTTARMEQEIVGGIQVVEANLPLVVSCAKGMAEQRIPNMRGIMAARTKPLTVVAPAAVEELTAYVEYGLPAAKSAVKMIDPNNMDELVALLHNEAKVI from the coding sequence ATGAAAATTCTTGTATGTATCAGTAAATCTCCAGATACAACGTCGAAAATCGCCTTCACCGATGGGAATAAGCAATTTGACGAAAATGGAGTTCAGTACATTGTTAACCCTTACGATGAGTGGTATGCACTTGTTCGTGGATTGGAATTAAAAGAAACGCTAGGAGGTAATCTAACAATCATTACAGTTGGAAATGTTGCTGACGAAGCTATTATTCGAAAAGCTTTAGCAATTGGAGCAGATGATGCAGTTCGTATCGACGCAGATCCAAAAGATGCTTATTATACAGCTACTCAAATCGCTGAATACGCAAAGTCAAACGGGTTTGATTTGATTCTAACAGGTAAAGAGACGATTAATTACAACGGTTCTCAAGTTGCTGGAATGATTGCAGAAGCATTGGATTTACCATTTGTTTCATTGGCAACAAAATTAGAGATCAACGGAACAACAGCTCGTATGGAGCAAGAAATCGTTGGTGGTATTCAAGTTGTTGAGGCAAACTTACCATTGGTCGTTTCTTGTGCAAAAGGAATGGCAGAGCAACGCATTCCAAATATGCGTGGAATTATGGCTGCACGTACAAAACCACTTACAGTTGTAGCACCTGCAGCAGTAGAAGAATTGACTGCTTATGTTGAATATGGATTGCCTGCGGCTAAATCAGCTGTAAAAATGATTGATCCAAACAATATGGACGAATTAGTTGCTTTGTTACACAACGAAGCGAAAGTTATTTAA
- a CDS encoding electron transfer flavoprotein subunit alpha/FixB family protein, translated as MNILVYINSSNHLAKSALEAVAYAKKIGGTITVVATGSVDDATLGTLGEYGAQKVLVDRSVSTEDSQQVTRLIAKAAESTGAELIVFSHDLVAKAVAPRLSVRLKAGLISGAVDVPNANGQVKVNVFSGKAFGFVSVKSATKIISLLPNSFQPEKSGSACAVEAFDGGAGASVIKVVETKIPEGEIPLPEAELVVSAGRGLKGPENWGMVEDLAKVLGAATACSRPVADIGWRPHHEHVGQTGVAIRPNLYIAAGISGAIQHLAGVNGSKVIVVINTDPEAPFFKAADYGVVGDAFEVLPKLTEAVKKFRSTPH; from the coding sequence ATGAACATTTTAGTATATATCAATTCATCCAATCACTTAGCGAAAAGCGCGCTAGAGGCAGTTGCTTACGCAAAAAAGATTGGTGGTACAATTACAGTTGTTGCAACAGGTTCTGTAGATGATGCAACATTAGGAACTTTAGGTGAATACGGTGCTCAAAAAGTATTGGTAGATCGCTCAGTTTCAACAGAAGATTCACAACAAGTAACGCGATTAATCGCAAAAGCAGCAGAATCAACAGGAGCAGAACTAATTGTTTTCTCTCATGATTTAGTAGCAAAAGCGGTTGCGCCACGATTATCTGTTCGCTTGAAAGCAGGTTTAATTTCTGGAGCGGTTGATGTTCCGAATGCAAACGGACAAGTAAAAGTGAATGTATTCTCTGGAAAAGCATTCGGATTTGTTTCCGTAAAGTCTGCTACAAAAATTATCTCATTACTTCCAAACTCATTCCAACCAGAAAAATCAGGTTCGGCATGTGCTGTTGAAGCATTTGATGGTGGAGCAGGAGCTTCAGTTATCAAAGTTGTTGAAACGAAAATTCCTGAAGGAGAAATTCCATTGCCAGAAGCAGAATTAGTTGTTTCAGCAGGTCGTGGATTGAAAGGTCCTGAAAACTGGGGAATGGTTGAAGATTTAGCAAAAGTATTGGGTGCAGCTACAGCATGTTCTCGCCCAGTTGCAGATATTGGCTGGAGACCTCATCACGAACACGTAGGACAAACAGGTGTTGCAATTCGTCCGAATTTATACATTGCAGCTGGTATTTCAGGAGCAATTCAGCACTTAGCTGGAGTGAACGGATCCAAAGTAATTGTAGTAATTAATACTGATCCAGAAGCACCTTTCTTCAAGGCTGCAGATTATGGAGTTGTAGGAGATGCTTTCGAAGTACTTCCAAAATTAACGGAGGCTGTAAAAAAATTCCGTTCAACACCACACTAA